In the genome of Microcoleus vaginatus PCC 9802, the window TATGTTAGAAGCCGCATTTGCTGAAAGATGGAATTCCACAAAAACCGAGTGGCAACTAGAGCGAGAAGTTGATTTAATTCCGATTCCAGGTAGTGTGATGATTCCCGACTTTCGGTTGGTGCATCCCGATGGGCGAGTATTTTTATTAGAAATAGTTGGCTATTGGCGGCCTGAGTATTTGCAAAAGAAATTTGCACAAGTACAGAAGTCTGAATGCGATAACTTGATTTTAGCTATTTCCGAACGGCTGAATTTAGAAAAAGCGGGGGTGAATGTAAATGACGTGCCAGCAAAAGTAGTCTGGTTTAAAGATAAATTGCTGCCCAAATCAGTCCTGGAAGTCCTCGAATAGTTAAGTTATTCTGCATTTAAAATTAACTTTTAGGGCGCTGCTCAAAGCCCACCCCACAAGAGTTTAAAGAAAAATAAATCTACTGTTTTGTTTCTCTCTCTGCGCCCTCTGCGCCCTCTGCGGTTCAAAAAAATCCTCCTCAAAAAACCTCGTACATTCCCAGCTATACTAAAATGAGAATATCCCCGCATCCTTGCCACCGCTTACTCTCACCCTAAAATTGATTGAAAAATGGCAGACACAAGTATTGTCGAAAGAATCAAAAAGCTTTTAGCCCTCGCCACCTCATCCAATGAAAACGAATCGACTGCGGCAGCCGAAAAAGCTTCCCTTTTACTGGCACAGTACAATCTCAGCCTAGCGGATTTAGGGCCAAATCACCAAGAAGAGATTGACGAAAACTCAGTTGAAACAACATCGAAATTTGTCACTTGGAAAATGATGCTGCTTTCGGGAATTGCCGACGCTAACGGTTGCAATGCCATGCGAAATACTTATACGGGCAGTATGTTTTTGGTGGGAACTTCTACCAACCTGATTGTTTGCAAACATCTGTACGAGTATTTGAGTTCGGCAATTGAAAAAAGAGCAAATTACCGCAAAGGAAACGGCAGGGGGTTGGCGTATCTGAATGCTTTTCGGGTTGGATGCGCGACAAGGTTGAGACAAAGATTGTTGGAACAAAAACAGGAGATGGAAGAGTCGGGGATTCCGGGTTCGGGAGATGTGGCGGCGACTCCAGGGATTGTAGTGCGATCGATGTTTGAGAAAAATCAACAGGCGATCGCGGATTATCTAGAGGGCCGAGGGGTTAAAATCAAAACGAGAACAGATTCTCAAGTCAGCAGCGAGGCCGGTTTTAATTCGGGGTATGAAGTGGGCGATAAAATTAGTTTGCACAAGCAAGTGCAGCCGCAAGGGGATCTGAAGCAACTTAATGAAAGTCTTTGAGTTCTGGATAGTAATTGATGGATAATCAAAACAGCGATAAAATTAAAGCAAATTACAAATTAGGTCAGTTTGTACACTAAAAAGTTGCGTATCACTCACCTTTATCCTGACTATTTTTAATACTTTGGAAAACTTGCCACAAGATAAATGTAACCATTACGCTGAGGAAAAGTGCAATCAATCCCCAAATTATCACTGATAGAATAACAGAAAATATTCCTATTAAGGCTAAGGCAAATAATAATCCAATAAATATTGGTATAACCAACCAATGTTTAAATGCCAGTCGAATTAAAGATTTAAATAACTTGGAATATCTTTGCTGTTCTAAATACAAAAAAACCAATTTAATCAGTATTAATATCTCTCGTTCATATTCCCCAAGTTCCTTGGCAATTGGCAATGTCTGCTCGTATAACTCAATAGCTTGTGGTTTGTATCCTAGTTTTAAATTGGTAGCTCCTAAACGAGTTAATGCTACCATTTCCATGTCACGAGTGCCTGTTGTTTGTGCCAATAATATAATCTGCTCGTAACAACTTTTTGCTTTTACGTGATCTTCTTGCTGAGAGTAAATCTCTCCCACACTAACCAGAGCCAAGATTTCGGCTTCACTGTTATTGACTTCACTTAGAAGAATTAATATTAGCTGATAATACTCTATAGCCTTAGGATAACTTTTTAGTTCCTTATAAGCTTCCGCAATACCCAATAATACAGCTATTTCTATCGGGTTGCCAATCTGTCGCACAATTGGTAAAGCCTGCTGATAGCACTCAATTGCTTTGATATAATTTTTTAAAGCTGTGTAAGTTATTCCCAAACCAAACAAGGCCAAAAACTCTCCTTCAATGTCACTTTTTGTTTGTCGCGCAATGCTCAAACTTTGCTGGTAAAAGTTAATAGCTCGATTGTAATCTTCTTGTCGGTAATAAATCCATGCCAAATCTGCTAGTGCCTGTCTCTGACCCAATGGGTCTTGTATTTCTTTTGCTATTGATAAATGCTGATTGTGACACTCAACCGCATTAGTATAATCTTTGAGACGACGGTAAACTGCACCCACATTCATAAAAGACTTTTCCACACCTTTACTGTATTGAATGTCTTGCATAAGATTCAAGCTTTTCAGTAGGCATTGCATAGCTGTAGCATATTCTTTACGAGAGCGGTAAACCACTCCTAAACCTCCTAATGCGGCTCCTTCAAGTTGGCGATCGTAAATTTCTTGTGCAATGAGCAAACCTTGCTTTAAATACTCTATTGCTTGAGTAGAGTTACCCTGGATATGGTAAAAACCGCCCAAATTTGTTAGTGCCACGCCTTCCATACGACGGTCTGGGATTTGCTGTGCAATAGCTAAACTATCCTGATAGCAATTCATTGTTTTGGAAAACTTTCTTTGAGATAAATA includes:
- a CDS encoding tetratricopeptide repeat protein yields the protein MQNNLLPSGELIVEKLGINSHDLRAQFPTREQRLQYRAVVQWLTDYKPKSDASNLEKVRGYLEAFYHLCEVEDWKRASEILFTSLDKQTHQNLHNQLGNWGYYLQQIEVYSRILHKLNGIKNFSFLNGLGNAYQALGNYERAMEYNQQALSIALETQDRHLEGIVLVSLGNTYLSQRKFSKTMNCYQDSLAIAQQIPDRRMEGVALTNLGGFYHIQGNSTQAIEYLKQGLLIAQEIYDRQLEGAALGGLGVVYRSRKEYATAMQCLLKSLNLMQDIQYSKGVEKSFMNVGAVYRRLKDYTNAVECHNQHLSIAKEIQDPLGQRQALADLAWIYYRQEDYNRAINFYQQSLSIARQTKSDIEGEFLALFGLGITYTALKNYIKAIECYQQALPIVRQIGNPIEIAVLLGIAEAYKELKSYPKAIEYYQLILILLSEVNNSEAEILALVSVGEIYSQQEDHVKAKSCYEQIILLAQTTGTRDMEMVALTRLGATNLKLGYKPQAIELYEQTLPIAKELGEYEREILILIKLVFLYLEQQRYSKLFKSLIRLAFKHWLVIPIFIGLLFALALIGIFSVILSVIIWGLIALFLSVMVTFILWQVFQSIKNSQDKGE
- a CDS encoding DUF2786 domain-containing protein, translating into MADTSIVERIKKLLALATSSNENESTAAAEKASLLLAQYNLSLADLGPNHQEEIDENSVETTSKFVTWKMMLLSGIADANGCNAMRNTYTGSMFLVGTSTNLIVCKHLYEYLSSAIEKRANYRKGNGRGLAYLNAFRVGCATRLRQRLLEQKQEMEESGIPGSGDVAATPGIVVRSMFEKNQQAIADYLEGRGVKIKTRTDSQVSSEAGFNSGYEVGDKISLHKQVQPQGDLKQLNESL